A genomic stretch from Halichoerus grypus chromosome 7, mHalGry1.hap1.1, whole genome shotgun sequence includes:
- the OAT gene encoding ornithine aminotransferase, mitochondrial — MFSRLAHLQTIAVLRRGVHSSVASATSVATKKTIQGPPSSDYIFERESKYGAHNYHPLPVALERGKGIYVWDVEGRKYFDFLSAYSAVNQGHCHPKIVNALKSQADKLTLTSRAFYNNVLGEYEEYITKLFNYHKVLPMNTGVEAGETACKLARRWGYTVKGIPKYKAKIVFAAGNFWGRTLSAISSSTDPSSYDGFGPFMPGFEIIPYNDLPALERVLQDPNVAAFMVEPIQGEAGVVVPDPGYLMGVRELCTRHQVLFIADEIQTGLARTGRWLAVDHEGVRPDVVLLGKALSGGLYPVSAVLCDDEVMLTIKPGEHGSTYGGNPLGCRVAIAALEVLEEENLAENAEKMGNILRNELMKLPSDIVTAVRGKGLLNAIVIRETKDYDAWKVCLRLRDNGLLAKPTHGDIIRFAPPLVIKEDEVQESVEIINKTILSF, encoded by the exons ATGTTTTCCAGACTAGCTCATCTGCAGACCATTGCTGTGCTTCGTCGGGGAGTTCATTCCTCAGTGGCTTCTGCTACGTCTGTTGCgactaaaaagacaatccaaGGCCCTCCATCTTCCGATTACATTTTTGAGCGAGAATCTAAATATGGTGCACACAACTACCATCCTTTACCTGTAGCCCTGGAGAGAGGAAAAG gtatttaTGTATGGGATGTAGAAGGCAGAAAATACTTTGACTTCCTCAGTGCTTACAGTGCTGTCAACCAAGGGCATTGCCATCCGAAGATTGTGAATGCTCTGAAAAGTCAAGCAGACAAACTGACCTTAACATCCAGGGCTTTCTATAATAATGTGCTTGGTGAATATGAAGAGTATATTACTAAACTTTTCAACTACCACAAAGTTCTTCCTATGAATACAg GAGTGGAGGCTGGAGAGACTGCTTGCAAACTGGCTCGTAGGTGGGGCTACACCGTTAAGGGTATTCCAAAGTACAAAGCAAAGATTGTTTTTGCAG ctggAAACTTCTGGGGGAGAACATTGTCGGCTATCTCCAGTTCCACAGACCCAAGCAGCTATGATGGTTTTGGACCATTTATGCCAGGTTTTGAAATCATTCCGTATAATGATCTGCCTGCTCTTGAG CGTGTTCTTCAGGATCCAAACGTTGCTGCGTTCATGGTAGAACCAATTCAGGGTGAGGCGGGCGTCGTCGTTCCAGATCCCGGTTACCTGATGGGCGTGCGAGAGCTGTGCACCCGGCACCAG GTTCTGTTTATTGCTGATGAGATACAGACAGGATTGGCCAGAACTGGAAGGTGGCTGGCTGTGGATCATGAAGGGGTCAGACCTGATGTGGTTCTTCTGGGAAAGGCGCTTTCCGGTGGCTTGTACCCT GTGTCGGCGGTCTTGTGTGACGATGAAGTAATGCTGACCATTAAGCCGGGGGAGCACGGGTCCACGTACGGAGGCAACCCGCTGGGCTGCCGAGTGGCCATTGCGGCCCTGGAG GTTTTGGAAGAAGAAAACCTTGCCGAAAATGCAGAGAAGATGGGTAATATCCTGAGGAATGAGCTCATGAAGCTGCCGTCTGACATCGTCACAGCCGTCAGGGGGAAAGGATTGCTAAATGCTATTGTTATTCGGGAAACCAAAG ATTATGATGCTTGGAAGGTGTGTCTACGGCTTCGAGATAATGGACTCCTGGCCAAGCCGACCCACGGCGACATCATCAGGTTTGCCCCACCGCTTGTGATCAAGGAGGATGAGGTTCAGGAGTCGGTGGAAATCATTAACAAGACCATCCTGTCTTTCTGA